One part of the Podarcis muralis chromosome 3, rPodMur119.hap1.1, whole genome shotgun sequence genome encodes these proteins:
- the GJA1 gene encoding gap junction alpha-1 protein, giving the protein MGDWSALGRLLDKVQAYSTAGGKVWLSVLFIFRILLLGTAVESAWGDEQSAFRCNTQQPGCENVCYDKSFPISHVRFWVLQFIFVSVPTLMYLAHVFYVMRKEEKLNRREEELKVVQSEGVNVDLHLKQIEIKKFKYGIEEHGKVKMRGGLLRTYIISIIFKSFFEVAFVLIQWYIYGFTLHAIYTCERYPCPHKVDCFLSRPTEKTIFIIFMLVVSIVSLSLNIIEIFYVTLKSVKDRMKTKSNPFSPNSGMSPSKECGSPKYAYFNGCSSPTAPLSPMSPPGYKLVTGDRNNSSSCRNYNKQASEQNWANYSAEQNRIGQAGSTISNSHAQPFEFPDDPENTKKMGSGHELQPLKVVDQRPPSRASSRASSRPRPDDLEI; this is encoded by the coding sequence ATGGGTGACTGGAGTGCTCTGGGAAGGCTCCTTGACAAAGTCCAAGCCTATTCCACCGCAGGAGGAAAGGTGTGGCTTTCTGTCCTTTTCATTTTCCGAATCTTGCTGCTCGGGACAGCTGTGGAGTCTGCTTGGGGAGACGAGCAGTCAGCATTCCGGTGCAACACCCAGCAGCCTGGTTGCGAAAACGTCTGCTACGACAAGTCGTTTCCCATCTCCCATGTGCGCTTCTGGGTCCTGCAGTTCATTTTTGTGTCCGTGCCAACCCTCATGTACTTGGCACACGTATTTTACGTGATGCGGAAGGAAGAGAAGCTAAACAGGAGAGaagaagagctcaaggtggtgcaaAGCGAAGGGGTCAACGTAGACCTCCACCTCAAGCAAATAGAAATCAAGAAATTCAAGTATGGGATTGAAGAACATGGCAAAGTCAAGATGCGCGGGGGGCTGCTTCGCACCTACATCATCAGCATCATCTTCAAATCTTTCTTTGAGGTCGCATTCGtgctcatacagtggtacatctatGGGTTCACCCTGCACGCCATCTACACGTGTGAGAGATATCCATGCCCACACAAGGTGGATTGCTTCCTCTCCCGACCCACGGAGAAAAccatcttcatcatcttcatGCTGGTGGTGTCTATCGTCTCCCTTAGCTTGAACATCATTGAGATTTTCTACGTCACCCTCAAGAGCGTCAAGGATCGCATGAAGACAAAAAGCAACCCTTTCTCTCCCAACAGTGGCATGAGCCCCTCCAAGGAATGTGGATCCCCAAAATACGCCTACTTCAATGGCTGCTCCTCTCCAACTGCCCCCTTGTCGCCTATGTCTCCGCCAGGATACAAGCTGGTTACTGGAGACAGGAACAATTCGTCCTCCTGCCGTAACTACAATAAGCAAGCCAGCGAACAGAACTGGGCAAATTACAGCGCTGAGCAGAACAGGATCGGACAGGCTGGGAGCACCATTTCCAATTCACATGCCCAGCCCTTTGAATTCCCTGATGATCCTGAGAACACGAAAAAAATGGGCTCTGGGCATGAGCTACAACCTCTCAAGGTGGTAGACCAACGGCCTCCAAGCAGAGCTAGCAGTCGAGCCAGCAGCAGACCTCGACCTGATGACCTGGAGATCTAA